A window of Blautia argi genomic DNA:
AAGCGAGAAAGGTAAATGCAAAGAGTATCATGGGCATGATGAGTTTGGGATTGGATAACGGGGAAAGCGTAACGGTATCCATAGATGGTGCAGACGAAGAAGAAGCTATGAAAAGCATAGAAGAATACCTGAGTAATAAGGCAAAATAAAGGAAAAAGAAAATATAAAAACAATGTGAGTAGGGAGAGGAAATCTGTTGCGGAAGATTTCCTCTCTGTTTTTTGTTTTCTTCACCGCTGTCCTTCGCAGGGCGCATTTTCTCCTTTTCTTACGGCGTATTGCTGCCGGAACCAATAGGTGTACAAGTCCTGAAATCCTAAAGAGGTATAAAGGCCTTTGGCAGGAATATTTCCCTGAACAACCTGTAGATAGGCGAAGGCAGCGCCGCACTGACGGGATGCGTTCAACAGGGTTTCGCAAATGGCTTTGCCAATACCCTGTCCCCGATAGTTCGGACAGACATGGATTGCATAAATTCCCACATAGTCCCGATCCAGGATTCCAAGTCCTGTGCCAATGATTCGGTTCCTGT
This region includes:
- a CDS encoding HPr family phosphocarrier protein; this translates as MIRKSITIGISNGLEARPIAMLVQVASQYTSNIYLESEARKVNAKSIMGMMSLGLDNGESVTVSIDGADEEEAMKSIEEYLSNKAK